The following are encoded together in the Thermomicrobiales bacterium genome:
- a CDS encoding extracellular solute-binding protein, translating to MAALAQETIRGTLAAEEGKPVATFYDWELNLHPGIYAVGDAQGVAVEVAPTENFGNDRFIAEANDQSSTWDMYGGVTPFLEMLQLVATGTIEPWDAYVTDEIKADLFPATLEEGSVDGSWYVWPLLLDICVQASNGAVLEKAGIDPTVAPATWDEFIANAQKVQESGAAPYGLTFDNRDWRSLIPVTHSISTDVYSRTVSSLQQRCCGRGARNHEANDGVDQRGHSGRCRCGQHRSRRPGHLGLGASWVLLQVPECPVDLLRNLADPSKLTLARLPKTEAGVGGTVFWDTGAVLFKYGANKAKMVEFIQAIQQDQAIWENSVQGNPDEGTTPVGQMPVTQSTWANWEAETPEFISSNPWVFDIRDALADARAIAPSLLSIKQFDVARPLWHKYLSGETADARTAGQEALDAVAAEYKAQTGNDPQL from the coding sequence TTGGCAGCGCTGGCGCAGGAGACCATTCGTGGCACCCTCGCCGCGGAAGAAGGAAAGCCCGTTGCCACGTTCTACGACTGGGAGCTCAATCTGCATCCCGGCATCTATGCCGTGGGTGATGCGCAGGGTGTCGCGGTCGAAGTCGCGCCGACCGAAAACTTCGGCAACGACCGGTTCATCGCCGAAGCCAACGACCAGTCCAGCACCTGGGACATGTACGGTGGTGTGACCCCGTTCCTGGAGATGCTGCAGCTGGTTGCCACTGGCACCATCGAGCCGTGGGATGCCTATGTGACCGATGAGATCAAGGCAGACCTCTTCCCGGCCACCCTCGAGGAAGGCTCGGTCGACGGCAGCTGGTACGTTTGGCCGCTTCTGCTCGACATCTGCGTGCAGGCGTCCAACGGCGCCGTTCTGGAGAAGGCCGGCATCGATCCGACCGTTGCTCCGGCCACGTGGGACGAGTTCATCGCCAACGCCCAGAAGGTGCAGGAAAGCGGCGCCGCGCCGTACGGCCTCACGTTCGACAACCGTGACTGGCGCTCGCTGATCCCGGTCACCCACTCGATCAGCACCGATGTCTATTCCCGGACGGTCTCTTCCTTACAACAGCGATGCTGCGGTAGAGGCGCTCGAAATCATGAAGCGAATGATGGAGTGGACCAGCGCGGACATTCTGGCCGCTGCCGGTGTGGACAACACCGTTCTCGTCGACCAGGCCACCTGGGCCTCGGAGCAAGCTGGGTACTACTTCAAGTACCAGAATGCCCCGTTGACCTACTCCGCAACCTGGCTGACCCGTCCAAGCTGACCCTGGCCCGTCTGCCGAAGACCGAAGCCGGCGTGGGCGGCACCGTCTTCTGGGACACCGGCGCGGTGCTCTTCAAGTACGGCGCCAACAAGGCGAAGATGGTCGAGTTCATTCAGGCCATTCAGCAGGATCAGGCCATCTGGGAAAACTCCGTGCAGGGCAACCCGGACGAAGGCACCACCCCGGTCGGTCAGATGCCGGTCACGCAGTCGACCTGGGCGAACTGGGAGGCCGAGACTCCGGAGTTCATTTCGAGCAATCCGTGGGTCTTCGACATCCGCGACGCGCTCGCCGATGCCCGCGCGATCGCGCCGTCGCTGCTGTCCATCAAGCAGTTCGACGTTGCTCGCCCGCTGTGGCACAAGTACCTCTCCGGTGAGACGGCTGATGCCCGCACCGCCGGCCAGGAGGCACTGGACGCCGTCGCAGCCGAGTACAAGGCGCAGACGGGCAACGATCCGCAGCTCTAG
- a CDS encoding universal stress protein has product MTDDATLKRVLVPIDTSEVAERAIPWAKAVAGSTSEVILLVVVPVATAVRSIGGQIIGSAETIQTGYQQMAESQLAAAIEKWFSPGDAVRTAVAKGDPGEQILAVAEAEDADLIVMSSHGRGAIGRFVSGSVADRVVRHAAVPVMVVGPEGDLSENATIDRIVAPVDNSELSLASLPTAAQLAAATNVPVFVIHVVTPADDYLVTFPATAGTIPPSAVDASLSQQIEMGHSLVETAIARLKDRGVGAQGTVFTGSPGSAIVSQLKQGDVVVLSSHQREGLARWVLGSTSMKLIRNGEAPVVIVTRESIERSRGD; this is encoded by the coding sequence ATGACAGACGACGCAACGCTGAAGCGAGTCCTGGTTCCGATCGATACGTCGGAGGTGGCCGAACGAGCCATCCCCTGGGCGAAAGCGGTTGCCGGATCAACAAGCGAGGTGATTCTGTTGGTGGTCGTGCCGGTGGCAACCGCCGTGCGCTCGATCGGTGGGCAGATCATTGGCAGCGCGGAGACGATCCAGACTGGCTACCAACAAATGGCCGAATCGCAGTTGGCGGCCGCAATCGAGAAATGGTTCTCGCCGGGCGATGCGGTACGCACCGCCGTTGCCAAGGGCGATCCGGGCGAGCAGATCCTGGCGGTCGCTGAAGCGGAAGATGCTGATCTCATCGTCATGTCGAGCCACGGTCGAGGAGCGATTGGCCGGTTCGTGAGCGGCTCGGTCGCTGACCGGGTCGTGCGGCACGCGGCTGTGCCAGTGATGGTAGTCGGTCCGGAAGGCGATCTGAGTGAGAATGCAACGATCGACCGAATCGTAGCTCCAGTCGACAATTCGGAACTCTCACTCGCGTCGCTCCCGACAGCAGCGCAGCTCGCCGCGGCAACGAACGTGCCCGTGTTCGTCATTCACGTCGTGACACCAGCGGACGACTATCTCGTGACGTTCCCGGCCACCGCCGGCACGATCCCGCCGTCTGCGGTCGACGCGAGCCTGTCGCAGCAGATCGAAATGGGTCACTCACTGGTGGAAACCGCCATCGCACGGCTGAAGGATCGCGGGGTCGGCGCGCAAGGGACCGTCTTCACCGGAAGCCCCGGCAGCGCCATTGTCTCCCAGTTGAAACAGGGCGACGTGGTGGTCCTCTCCAGTCATCAGCGGGAGGGCCTGGCCAGATGGGTGCTGGGGAGCACCTCGATGAAGCTCATACGAAACGGCGAGGCGCCAGTCGTGATCGTCACCCGCGAGTCGATCGAACGGTCACGCGGGGACTGA
- a CDS encoding aromatic ring-opening dioxygenase subunit LigB has translation MGIVFAGIAPHGFPVVPALSDDAEGALATRAALIELGQRASAAGVEAIVIAGPHGVRVDGQVALANTGSTAGTLSWKERTVEMHVPIDLALTDAIAGAARAAGIPVAMVGFAGNRRDQSVLPLDWGVLVPLWFLGHDQNEPGSGNVLAPIPDVNAGPPVVIVSPSRFMPRESLVSMGRAIADAASADGRRIAFIASCDWAHTHTPDGPYGYHPSAETVDQLVVDAVRRNAIAEIGRISDVLAATAAIDGLWQTLILEGVLERVPLEAELLSYEAPTYYGMLVASFSVPA, from the coding sequence ATGGGTATCGTTTTCGCGGGTATTGCACCGCATGGATTCCCTGTTGTTCCTGCGCTCAGCGACGACGCGGAAGGCGCGCTTGCCACACGTGCCGCTCTGATCGAGTTGGGCCAGCGGGCCAGCGCTGCTGGCGTCGAGGCGATCGTGATTGCCGGACCGCACGGTGTACGGGTGGATGGACAGGTCGCGCTCGCGAACACCGGCAGCACGGCCGGAACGCTTTCATGGAAAGAGCGCACGGTTGAGATGCATGTCCCCATCGATCTCGCGCTCACCGACGCCATCGCAGGCGCTGCGCGCGCCGCGGGAATTCCGGTGGCGATGGTCGGGTTCGCCGGCAACCGGCGCGATCAATCTGTCCTGCCGCTCGATTGGGGCGTGCTCGTGCCGCTCTGGTTTCTGGGACACGACCAGAATGAGCCCGGCTCGGGCAACGTGCTTGCCCCGATTCCCGACGTCAATGCCGGGCCGCCAGTTGTGATCGTTTCTCCTTCACGATTCATGCCGCGAGAGTCGCTCGTTTCCATGGGGCGCGCGATTGCCGACGCCGCCAGTGCCGACGGCCGCCGCATCGCCTTCATTGCGTCGTGCGATTGGGCGCACACGCATACTCCCGACGGTCCCTACGGCTACCATCCTTCTGCCGAGACAGTCGATCAACTGGTTGTCGACGCGGTTCGCCGAAACGCAATTGCCGAAATCGGGCGCATCAGCGATGTGCTGGCCGCCACCGCGGCCATCGACGGTCTTTGGCAGACGCTGATCCTCGAAGGAGTTCTCGAACGTGTTCCGCTCGAAGCCGAGCTTCTCAGCTACGAGGCTCCCACGTACTACGGCATGCTCGTTGCCAGCTTCTCAGTCCCCGCGTGA
- a CDS encoding helix-turn-helix transcriptional regulator gives MISLKEAREQKNWTVDDLAAASLVSAETIASIEDGSARASVVTGLKLSKALGKATTEIIELAPQMTGVLGGGADPLLGPRVGPR, from the coding sequence ATGATCAGCCTCAAGGAAGCTCGCGAGCAGAAGAACTGGACCGTCGATGATTTGGCGGCCGCCTCCCTGGTATCGGCGGAAACAATCGCCTCCATCGAGGACGGGTCCGCGCGAGCATCGGTTGTTACTGGGCTCAAACTCTCGAAGGCGCTGGGGAAAGCGACAACCGAGATCATCGAGCTCGCGCCGCAGATGACGGGCGTGCTGGGAGGGGGCGCCGACCCGCTGCTCGGTCCGCGGGTCGGCCCTCGGTAG
- a CDS encoding HPF/RaiA family ribosome-associated protein: MAVTPTIVNRAGALSDVEQKRIDRSLEGIAKRLASFTNPSIDVTISPSKQPASVDASMRVVLGVRDTVLRSSETSRTADHAVKLACDDIKRQLEKTMADLRGADTYGTPSRRNPEHLRPANQTDDSGEDAEFYVDETFDEGDERNTDAWAMTPSS; this comes from the coding sequence ATGGCAGTGACGCCAACCATCGTCAATCGCGCCGGTGCGCTCAGCGACGTCGAGCAGAAGCGGATCGACCGCTCGCTGGAGGGCATCGCCAAGCGGCTGGCAAGCTTCACCAATCCCTCAATCGATGTCACGATCTCGCCATCCAAGCAACCCGCGTCGGTCGACGCGTCGATGCGCGTGGTGTTGGGCGTGCGCGATACCGTGCTACGTTCCTCCGAGACATCGCGCACGGCAGACCATGCGGTCAAGCTGGCCTGTGACGATATCAAGCGGCAGCTGGAAAAGACGATGGCCGATCTGCGTGGAGCCGACACGTACGGAACCCCAAGCCGTCGGAACCCGGAGCACCTGAGACCGGCAAACCAGACGGATGATTCTGGCGAAGACGCCGAGTTCTATGTGGATGAGACGTTCGACGAAGGGGACGAGCGAAACACCGACGCATGGGCAATGACCCCGTCGTCATGA